The following nucleotide sequence is from Flavobacterium sp. N1736.
ATTTTTAAAGAGTACGGCAAAATGCTAAAGTAAGAAATTAACCATAAAAAAGGAAGTTTATTACAGTTTTAAAACCAAGACTGTAAAGAACTTTAAAAAAAAATGCACACTCCTTAATGTTTTAATTATTAAGCAGCGGTGCTTTTTGTCATTCCGAGGAACGAGGAATCTCCGTAAGAAACTCCGTAACAAGAATTGCCAATCTTTATAGAGCAACTTGCGGAGATTCCTCGTTCCTCGGAATGACAAACTTGAGGGGTTTTGCGACAGTTGAGCTTTGAAGAATCTTTCACAAAAAAATGCCTCTAAATTTTTAGAGGCATTTTTTATTCGTGTAAATCCGTGAAATTCGTGTTTAAAACAATCCGTTCAATTCGGCATCAATTCTATTAATGATATTTCCTAAATCTTCCGGATTATCGACAAAATTGATATTGTCCACATCGATAATCAATAATTTTCCTTTTGTATATGTCTGAACCCAGGCTTCGTATCTTTCGTTGAGGCGGCTTAAATAATCAATAGAAATAGAGTTTTCGTACTCACGTCCGCGTTTGTGGATTTGTCCCACTAAATTAGGAATAGAACTTCTTAAATAGATTAATAAATCAGGAGCTTTTACCAATGATTCCATCAATTCGAAAAGAGAAGTATAATTTTCAAAATCGCGGCTTGTCATTAAGCCCATCGAATATAAATTGGGAGCAAAAATATAAGCATCTTCATAAATGGTTCTGTCCTGAATGATTTTTTTTCCGCTTTCGCGAATTTGCTGCACCTGACGGAATCTGCTGTTTAAGAAATAAATCTGCAAATTAAACGACCAACGCTCCATTTGATGGTAAAAATCATCTAAATACGGATTATCGACAACATCTTCGTAATGTGGTTCCCATTTAAAATGTTTGGCTAATAATTTAGTCAAAGTAGTTTTTCCAGCGCCTATGTTTCCTGCTATTGCTATGTGCATTACGGTATTACGATTTTATAATTGGTAATTTGTTTAGTTGTAAAAATAGATAAAATTTGGTGTTTGTAGCAGAATTTATCAAAGGTTTTTTCTAAAATGTCAATTTCAGAAATAGTGTTCGAATTTGTATCAGAAATGTCTTTAAAATACAACATATTAGCTCTGCTAAAAATGTATTGATGCGGATTAGTAATTTCTATTTTGTCAAAATCAGGGACTTTTCCCAAGGGAGTTGTTTTTCCAAAAATATCACAAGAGAACCAATTGTTTTTTTTATCAATCCAATAGAAAGTATTAAAATCAGTTTGGTAATATTTTATAGATTCTGTTAGTGGTGTAGAAACCGTTTTGTATTCATTTTTCAAATA
It contains:
- a CDS encoding deoxynucleoside kinase; translation: MHIAIAGNIGAGKTTLTKLLAKHFKWEPHYEDVVDNPYLDDFYHQMERWSFNLQIYFLNSRFRQVQQIRESGKKIIQDRTIYEDAYIFAPNLYSMGLMTSRDFENYTSLFELMESLVKAPDLLIYLRSSIPNLVGQIHKRGREYENSISIDYLSRLNERYEAWVQTYTKGKLLIIDVDNINFVDNPEDLGNIINRIDAELNGLF